The Paramisgurnus dabryanus chromosome 1, PD_genome_1.1, whole genome shotgun sequence genome includes a window with the following:
- the LOC141282252 gene encoding uncharacterized protein, producing MATTPPPQSTFVDMEDFDAPSISTPNWPYSLRQPPIPGDQSHGSVLYGHTTTQSSVYPETHMYVKSPTLPPPEQPLTWATGNDHMQLCTSTEITSPSLSSVVQQDLPGVLPTPGREIPQRFTAQFQSNWDQLMQSMDRQEETLKELTQAMKTSSSHHKIQITELAAQVESNKHQVITLLTADKQQETSQIDQLLKAVKLMISEELHDRESLIINEIRFMVEQLQVEVQQDLKGMKDTFLKSFDQLTSKMEQCAIQADKCLTGVADLNEKFQASPEETVETVSTQTTQVPDTSHSLPPSTEIVPNLLLNPIIKSDHIRLTFPTFGRPMDDVDPLLYLTKCHDFLALHPLSDADLMATFRTVLHGTARDWWEVSRSSIATWKEFETAFRSAFLAEDYEDELAERVRTKIQGEKETIRDFAFTYRALCRRWKADFTENEIVKMILKNIKPYLASQLRGRVNTVEDLVRLGHQLERDHEQQLRYEGRLEHKQVKSLPNRQTEKPPVLCWRCNGQHSPGNCPMYAPPASQQSSGQQYNRSKPSHHSAKSGGRSTNNTVAASSENTQPQRELQRNPAPMTIPQQLVVPVRLATWMGKAIVDTGASYTLIHESLLKQFATLEQVQQWTCGPLYLANGQAERPIGWLNATIQLQDKAVTLPVVILSSQALAYAIVLGLDFIFFSGLQIDVSELKYYFKYDLTKEYPFQPGNASEPLMSLPLKEEGKLPKKVPSNMTLLSAIPPPQPLCTMLHNDTTDDVTLIKDAVGKAHLPPDAKHHLTQILGSHPKVCTHRIGRTDVLQHCIYTTCQVPIKQRPYRLNPVKQQAMEEQLEVMLRDGIVEPSHSSWASPVVMVPKKDGKLRFCVDYRKINAITESDAYPIPNISEILESLSGASIFSSIDLNSGYWQVNMDPNSKAQTAFIVSAGLYHFNTMPFGLKNAPATFQRLMEKVLEDLRSKICFVYIDDIIIYSSTESQHLQDLQSVLQRLENAGLTINLKKCKFCLSEITFLGHVVSAKGITADLSKVEAIRNFPVPRNLKEVQRFLGLAGWYHRFVQDFSKIAEPLNTLKKKGQMFNWSPQCQQAFDQLKANLITPPVLGHPDLQVPFIIYTDASDAGLGAILTQRKDPNNEVVISYASRTLNRAEVNYSATEKECLAVVWALEKWQHYIEHKLFTVVTDHAALQWVMGSTKANSRLIRWVLRLQKFNFIIEYRKGKLNAAPDALSRSPIPAKCTLYTKQQTTPHSELPITDVVLWEEQHKDDEIVKLFQEIVNKQIPQMEQYEVIEDKLYRKMQRANDQTQHRVYVPASLRPTLLEHYHSHPLSGHLGIYKTYKRLQEVAFWPRLWSDVRQYVKRCVKCQTLKHDNQKPAGKLQSITVTRPNEMLGVDIMGPLPKSTQQNEYLLVFVDYFTRWSEFFPMRKATAQNIAKIVRQEILTRWGVPDFILSDRGSQFMSSVFKEICLKWKVTPKLTTAYHPQTNMTERVNRTLKNMISVYVDDNHSKWDQFLPELRFAMNSAIQETIGVSPAELQLGRKLKGPMDKILHGTNLTPDDSCYDVVTHLKHLQAQARESIRRSQHRQLRNYNKKRQDVTFKNKDRVWLRNFPLSSAQNKFSAKLAPKWRGPYRVLKQLGPLNYRITLEATGEDLRTAHVCNLKMCYPTAEELESQERIRLQDLFHETSDEEDFLGF from the coding sequence ATGGCCACTACCCCTCCCCCACAATCCACATTTGTGGATATGGaagactttgatgctcctagCATTTCCACTCCAAACTGGCCTTATTCTTTACGACAACCCCCTATCCCCGGAGATCAATCTCATGGTTCTGTCTTATATGGCCATACAACCACACAAAGCAGTGTTTATCCTGAAACACACATGTATGTGAAATCCCCTACTTTACCACCTCCAGAACAACCTCTAACTTGGGCCACAGGAAATGATCATATGCAACTTTGTACATCAACTGAGATCACTTCACCCTCATTATCTTCAGTGGTCCAACAGGATCTGCCTGGAGTCCTTCCCACCCCTGGGAGAGAAATACCCCAACGTTTCACAGCTCAGTTTCAGAGTAACTGGGACCAATTGATGCAATCAATGGACAGACAAGAGGAAACTTTGAAAGAACTTACCCAAGCCATGAAGACTTCCTCTTCACACCACAAGATTCAGATCACAGAACTTGCTGCTCAAGTGGAGTCAAATAAGCACCAAGTCATTACACTTCTGACAGCTGATAAACAGCAAGAGACGTCTCAAATTGATCAACTACTTAAGGCTGTGAAATTAATGATTTCAGAAGAATTGCATGACCGAGAATCGCTTATTATCAATGAAATTCGATTCATGGTAGAACAGCTTCAGGTGGAGGTCCAGCAGGATTTAAAAGGAATGAAGGATACATTTCTGAAAAGCTTTGATCAACTAACTTCAAAAATGGAACAATGTGCAATTCAAGCAGACAAGTGTCTCACTGGTGTGGCAGATCTGAATGAGAAATTTCAAGCTTCACCTGAAGAAACTGTGGAAACTGTTTCAACTCAAACCACTCAAGTTCCTGATACTAGCCATTCATTACCTCCATCAACAGAAATTGTTCCAAATTTATTACTTAACCCCATAATTAAGAGTGACCACATCAGGTTAACCTTCCCCACTTTTGGACGACCAATGGATGATGTTGATCCTTTATTGTACTTAACCAAGTGTCATGATTTTCTAGCTCTTCATCCTTTGTCTGATGCAGATCTCATGGCTACCTTCCGCACAGTGTTGCATGGCACTGCAAGAGACTGGTGGGAGGTCAGTCGTTCTAGCATAGCAACTTGGAAGGAGTTTGAGACCGCATTTCGTTCTGCTTTTCTAGCCGAAGACTACGAGGACGAGTTGGCTGAACGAGTCCGCACTAAAATACAGGGTGAGAAAGAAACAATTAGAGACTTTGCATTCACGTACCGAGCACTATGTAGAAGATGGAAAGCAGATTTTACAGAAAATGAGATTGTTAAAATGATCTTGAAGAATATTAAACCTTACCTTGCAAGCCAGTTACGAGGACGAGTGAATACAGTTGAGGATTTGGTCAGGCTGGGTCACCAACTAGAGAGAGACCATGAGCAACAGCTTCGTTACGAAGGTCGTTTGGAACACAAACAAGTCAAATCACTACCTAACCGTCAGACTGAGAAACCTCCAGTTCTATGTTGGAGATGCAATGGACAACATTCCCCAGGAAACTGCCCAATGTATGCACCCCCAGCATCCCAACAATCATCTGGTCAGCAATATAACCGTTCAAAACCTTCTCACCACTCTGCAAAGTCAGGTGGACGATCAACTAACAACACTGTAGCTGCTTCTTCAGAAAACACTCAACCTCAAAGAGAACTTCAGAGAAACCCTGCACCCATGACCATACCACAACAGTTGGTAGTACCTGTTCGCCTTGCTACATGGATGGGAAAAGCGATCGTGGACACTGGTGCCAGTTACACACTCATTCACGAAAGCCTTCTTAAACAATTTGCAACCCTGGAACAAGTACAACAATGGACATGTGGACCACTTTATCTAGCCAATGGACAAGCTGAGAGACCTATAGGATGGTTAAATGCCACTATTCAACTGCAGGATAAAGCTGTTACATTACCTGTTGTTATCCTTTCTTCCCAAGCTTTAGCTTATGCCATAGTCCTGGGTTTGGACTTCATTTTTTTTAGTGGACTGCAAATTGATGTCAGTGAACTGAAATACTACTTTAAGTATGATCTTACTAAAGAGTATCCATTTCAGCCAGGAAATGCTAGTGAACCTCTTATGAGTCTACCCCTTAAGGAAGAGGGAAAACTACCCAAGAAAGTTCCATCAAACATGACATTGTTAAGTGCAATTCCACCCCCTCAACCCTTGTGCACCATGCTTCACAATGACACCACAGATGATGTTACATTAATCAAAGATGCGGTGGGAAAAGCACATTTACCTCCAGATGCCAAACACCACTTAACTCAAATCTTAGGAAGCCACCCTAAAGTATGCACTCACCGAATTGGAAGAACGGATGTCTTACAACATTGTATCTACACCACTTGCCAAGTCCCAATCAAGCAACGACCATACAGATTAAACCCTGTAAAACAACAAGCAATGGAAGAACAATTAGAAGTCATGTTGAGAGATGGAATAGTGGAGCCATCACACTCCAGTTGGGCTTCACCCGTAGTCATGGTACCAAAGAAAGATGGAAAGCTAAGATTTTGTGTAGATTACCGTAAAATCAATGCAATAACCGAAAGTGATGCCTACCCAATTCCAAACATTTCTGAAATTCTGGAATCCCTCTCGGGAGCCTCAATTTTCTCAAGCATTGATCTCAATAGTGGCTATTGGCAAGTGAACATGGATCCCAATAGCAAAGCACAGACAGCTTTCATCGTGTCTGCTGGATTATACCATTTTAACACAATGCCTTTTGGTCTAAAAAATGCACCAGCTACATTCCAAAGGCTGATGGAGAAAGTTCTGGAAGACCTAAGAAGTAAGATATGCTTCGTATATATCGATGATATTATTATCTATTCATCCACCGAGTCGCAACATCTCCAGGATCTTCAGTCAGTACTTCAGAGGCTTGAAAACGCTGGGTTAACCATTAACCTGAAAAAATGCAAGTTCTGTCTCTCCGAAATCACATTTCTGGGCCATGTAGTCAGCGCTAAAGGAATCACTGCTGACCTGAGCAAAGTAGAGGCTATACGCAATTTTCCTGTTCCCCGTAACCTCAAGGAAGTTCAACGTTTCTTGGGACTAGCCGGCTGGTATCACAGATTTGTGCAAGATTTTTCAAAAATTGCTGAGCCTCTCAACACCTTGAAGAAAAAAGGTCAGATGTTTAACTGGTCACCACAGTGCCAACAAGCATTTGATCAGCTGAAAGCAAACCTCATCACACCTCCTGTTCTTGGTCATCCTGATCTTCAGGTTCCTTTCATCATATATACTGATGCCAGTGATGCTGGACTGGGTGCCATCCTCACGCAACGAAAGGATCCTAACAATGAAGTTGTCATTTCATATGCTAGCCGAACATTAAACAGAGCTGAGGTGAACTACAGTGCCACAGAAAAAGAGTGTTTGGCAGTTGTTTGGGCCTTAGAGAAGTGGCAACATTACATTGAACACAAACTTTTCACAGTAGTCACAGACCATGCAGCCCTGCAGTGGGTCATGGGATCCACAAAGGCCAACAGTCGTCTTATTCGATGGGTTTTGAGACTCCAAAAATTCAACTTCATCATTGAATATCGTAAGGGAAAACTCAATGCAGCCCCTGATGCTTTGTCTAGATCACCAATCCCAGCCAAATGCACCTTGTACACAAAACAACAGACAACCCCACACTCTGAACTACCAATCACCGATGTTGTCCTGTGGGAggaacaacataaggatgatGAGATTGTCAAACTATTCCAAGAAATAGTCAACAAACAAATCCCTCAAATGGAACAATACGAAGTAATCGAAGACAAGTTATACCGCAAAATGCAACGGGCAAATGATCAGACACAGCACAGAGTGTATGTTCCTGCCAGTCTTAGACCAACTCTCCTTGAGCATTATCATTCTCATCCTTTGAGTGGTCATCTAGGAATCTATAAAACCTACAAACGGCTCCAGGAAGTGGCGTTTTGGCCTAGACTGTGGTCAGATGTCAGGCAATACGTCAAAAGATGTGTGAAGTGCCAAACACTTAAACATGATAACCAGAAACCTGCAGGAAAACTCCAGTCCATTACTGTCACTCGTCCAAATGAAATGTTGGGAGTTGATATCATGGGTCCGCTACCTAAAAGCACACAGCAAAACGAGTACCTTTTAGTTTTTGTGGACTATTTCACACGATGGTCTGAGTTTTTTCCAATGCGGAAAGCCACTGCACAAAATATTGCAAAAATTGTTAGACAAGAAATCCTAACCCGGTGGGGAGTTCCTGATTTCATTTTGTCTGACAGAGGATCCCAATTCATGTCTTCTGTGTTCAAGGAAATCTGTTTAAAATGGAAGGTCACTCCTAAGTTAACAACTGCATATCATCCACAAACTAATATGACCGAAAGAGTGAACAGGACCCTCAAGAACATGATTTCAGTTTATGTAGATGACAATCACAGTAAGTGGGATCAATTCCTACCAGAATTACGTTTTGCCATGAACTCTGCCATTCAGGAAACCATTGGTGTAAGCCCAGCCGAATTGCAACTTGGGAGAAAACTGAAAGGGCCAATGGACAAAATTCTGCATGGTACAAACCTCACTCCTGATGATTCCTGCTACGATGTAGTTACTCACCTTAAGCACCTGCAAGCTCAGGCAAGAGAGAGTATTAGGAGATCCCAACACCGACAGCTCCGCAACTACaacaaaaaaagacaagatGTGACATTCAAGAATAAAGATCGGGTATGGCTCCGCAACTTTCCTCTTTCCAGTGCACAGAATAAATTCAGTGCCAAGTTAGCTCCAAAATGGAGAGGACCATATCgtgtgttaaaacaacttggacCTTTAAATTACCGCATAACACTAGAAGCAACAGGAGAAGATTTGCGCACGGCTCATGTGTGCAATCTTAAAATGTGCTATCCCACTGCTGAAGAACTCGAAAGCCAAGAGAGAATCCGACTTCAGGATCTTTTCCATGAGACTTCAGATGAAGAAGATTTTCTAGGTTTCTGA